The Chitinophaga niabensis genome segment GGTCGCTTTTTTTGTAATAATAGGTTGGTTCGTGGGCTGCAGGTATTTTGTCTTCAAAATATATTTTACCACGTATCTCATTTTTGTTAGGGGTGCCGCCTGGAAGCGTGGTCTGAGTAACACGATCATCAAATTTGCCGGATAACCCCCTGGCACAATAGCCACCTGCGCCCGCTACCAGTTTACCTGGCCCTAATGGCATCTTATATACGAGGTTCAGGGGTAATTCCAGGTAGGTAAGCTCAGTCTTTAGATCTCCCCGGTAAATAATAAAGGATGTGTTGGCACGTTGCTCCATTTTAGCGCCTTTTTTGCTGATCAGCACCTGGGGTTGCAGGTAAAGACCCTTTACCAGGTGGATATCTGCTACCAGGCCCGCATGCCATTTCGGGGCATATTTACTTACCGGAGCAGGAGGGGGAAATATATCGGTAGTATATGTCTCCTGCCGGTCAGTAGCTTTTAAGGTGGCATGGCTATATCCACCAATCACTCCGATGGAAACCTGCGCATAAACGGGCAGGGTACAAACAGTAAGAAGAAGAGAGAATATTATTTTCATAAAGCATGGATTTTTATCTGCGTAATAACCGGAACTGATAACCTGCACTAATGCCGAAGTAACGATTTTTCCTGGTCTCGGGTTCATAAGTATAAACGTCTGTCAATCCAAGGCT includes the following:
- a CDS encoding porin family protein; this translates as MKIIFSLLLTVCTLPVYAQVSIGVIGGYSHATLKATDRQETYTTDIFPPPAPVSKYAPKWHAGLVADIHLVKGLYLQPQVLISKKGAKMEQRANTSFIIYRGDLKTELTYLELPLNLVYKMPLGPGKLVAGAGGYCARGLSGKFDDRVTQTTLPGGTPNKNEIRGKIYFEDKIPAAHEPTYYYKKSDHGLNFMAGYEFKNGLIFNASYSLGLTDAFTPEPEIRKNRYFGLSAGYLLKVR